GAAATCAAGGCCATGAGCGATATTATCTGCACCAGTTCCAACGCTGTGAAAATTGTCCAGCAAATACCCAAAGAACAGCCGATTATTTTCGCTCCAGACCGGAACTTGGGACGGTATGTGATGGAACAAACAGGACGGGATATGCTGTTATGGCAAGGTAGCTGCATTGTCCATGAGACATTTTCGGAAAAGAAAATTGTTGAGTTAAAAATCACACATCCACAAGCGGAAGCGATCGCTCATCCAGAATGTGAAACCAGCGTTTTACGTCATGCCAACTATATTGGCTCTACAGCGGCTTTACTTAATTATTGTCAAAAAAGCCCTAGCCAGGAATTTATCGTGGCTACAGAGCCAGGAATCATTCACCAGATGCAAAAATTAGCACCGGGTAAACACTTTATTCCTGCACCACCACAGAATAACTGCAATTGTAACGAATGTCCGTTTATGCGGTTAAATACCCTAGAAAAGCTGTACTTAGCCATGAAAAACCGCACCCCGGAA
This Anabaena sphaerica FACHB-251 DNA region includes the following protein-coding sequences:
- the nadA gene encoding quinolinate synthase NadA, which produces MFTTTLARPQGTLPLDLFAAIEDLKTELNAVILAHYYQDPDIQDIADFIGDSLQLARAAAQTNADVIVFAGVHFMAETAKILNPDKLVLLPDLNAGCSLADSCPPDQFAAFKAAHPDHLVISYINCSAEIKAMSDIICTSSNAVKIVQQIPKEQPIIFAPDRNLGRYVMEQTGRDMLLWQGSCIVHETFSEKKIVELKITHPQAEAIAHPECETSVLRHANYIGSTAALLNYCQKSPSQEFIVATEPGIIHQMQKLAPGKHFIPAPPQNNCNCNECPFMRLNTLEKLYLAMKNRTPEITMSEDIRLAALRPMQRMLEMSV